The Rhodothermales bacterium genomic sequence ACGGACTAGCGGTCTACCTGGAACGGGCCCTGGCCGATGCCGCGAACGGCAACGCCTCGGTGGTCATCCTCCACATCGATACCTTCGGAGGACTGGTGGATGCGGCCGATGCCATGCGGAAGGCCATCCTGAACAGCCCGGTCCCGACCGTCGCCTTCATTGACCCGAATGCGGCCTCCGCCGGTGCATTGATTTCCTATGCGGCCGACCGGATGGTCATGGTGCCCGGAGGATCCATTGGCGCGGCCACCGTGGTGGAAGGCACGGGGGGAGAAGCGGCCCCCGACAAATACCAGAGCTACATGCGGGGACTCATGCGGTCCACCGCGGAAGCCAACGGACGCGATCCGGCGATTGCCGAGGCCATGGTGGACGAGACGCTCGCCATTGAGGGCATTGTGGAAGAAGGAAAGGTCCTCACCCTCTCAACGAAGGAAGCGGTCGAACTCGGGGTTGCGGACGCCGAATTGACCTCCATCGAGGCTGTGCTGGCCGCCCTGGGTCTGGAAGCAGCCCCCATCGTATACCATGAGCTCCGTCGGACGGAGAAGATCATCCGCTTCTTCGGATCGCCGGTTGTCCAGTCCCTGCTCATGCTCATGATGCTCGGCGGCCTCTACTTCGAGCTCCAGACCCCGGGCGTTGGCTTTCCCGGACTCATGGCCGCCCTCGGCGCATCCATGTTTTTCGGTCCGGCGTACCTAAATGGCCTGGTCGAGAGCTGGGAGGTGGTGGTCTTCGTGGTGGGCGTGGGACTGCTGCTGGTGGAAATCTTCGTCATCCCGGGATTCGGCGTGGCGGGCATCAGCGGGCTCATCCTCATTGTCCTGTCCCTGGTGGTTTCCCTCATTGCCAACGTCGGCTTCTCGTTCCCGGCCGGGGATGCCATTGCCAATGCCCTACTGACCCTCGCCTCCACCATGCTGCTGTTCGTGGGCATGGTCTTCGGACTCGGGAAAGTGCTCCCGCGATCCTCCCGGTTCAACCAACTCGTCCTCCAGCCATCGCTGGCCAGCAGCAGCGGATATACTTCATCGGCGGTGCATGCGGACTGGGTCGGTCGCACCGGCACCACGATGACCTCGCTCCGCCCGTCGGGGGCTGTCGATCTGGACGGTGAACGGATAGACGTGGTCACGGCTGGCGACTACATTGAAGCCGGCGTGGAAGTCCGCATTGTACGCGTAAACGGATCCCGCGTGGAAGTCCGGCGCGTCTGATGGAATTGCTGGTCCCCATATTGCTTGTCCTGGCCGGACTCGGCCTCATCGTGGTGGAAGTCTATCTGGTGCCCGGTGTGAACGTGGTGGGCATTGTGGGCGCCCTGACCTTGCTGTTCGGTGTCGGATACGCCTTCTCCGAGGCCGGCATGGCCGGCGGCCTGCTGACGGCAGCCGGGGCCGGAGTGGCCGCAGGCGGCACCTTCTATGCCATGTGGAAAACCGGAGCCTGGAACGCCTTCATCCTGGGCACATCGCTTCAGACGGACAAGGTGCTCGCCGAGCAGACGTTGGCCACCCGTACCGCCCTTGTCGGTCGGCGGGGCACAACGGTTTCCCCGCTTCGACCGACGGGATTCGCCGACATCGACGGTGAGCGCGTGGAAGTCGTTACCGAGGGGCATTTCGTGGGCACCGGCATCCCGGTCGAGATCGTGGCCGTGGACCGCCGTCGCGTGTTCGTGCGGGAGGCCGACTGAATGCACGCCGGAGCCGTATTTCATCGCTCGATTCCATTGCCCGTCCGGCTCGCCCTGGCCTCGGTGGTGGTATCTGCACTGTTTTTCGTGGGATGCACTCCGCCACCCACCATCCCCATCTCCCCCCCGGAAGGATGGACGGCCGATGCCACCGGCACCCGGTGGTGGGTAACGGTCACCGATACGTCGCACATTTTCCGTGACCTGGAAACCCTGCACGCCATGGGCGCTGAGGATGCCTACCTGCTGGATGCCGTTCCGGCCAACGTCACACACACCCTGGCCCGGCGCAAGCTCGCCGTGCTCGTCAAGCAATCGTTGCTCCCGCTGTACCGCAACCGTCCCGATGTGGTGGATTCCCTGTTTGTCCGATTCGTGGTCCCGCGGATGGAAGATGCGCAGGTCCGGGGGGATGTCCGCCCGGAAGTCGAACGGCTGAAACTGGAGGGCTACCGGATTGTGGGCCGGCATTTCAGGGCCCCCTATCCGCTTACGAAGCTGGGCACCGATATCCCCGTTCCCGTTCCGGACAGTCTGCAGGCTCCGCAGTTCAACGGAACGGTCCTCATGCAGGTGAGCGTCGATACCCTCGGCGCTCCCGTGGGAATCGAACTGATTGACGGCGTGCA encodes the following:
- a CDS encoding NfeD family protein; amino-acid sequence: MELLVPILLVLAGLGLIVVEVYLVPGVNVVGIVGALTLLFGVGYAFSEAGMAGGLLTAAGAGVAAGGTFYAMWKTGAWNAFILGTSLQTDKVLAEQTLATRTALVGRRGTTVSPLRPTGFADIDGERVEVVTEGHFVGTGIPVEIVAVDRRRVFVREAD
- a CDS encoding energy transducer TonB, with protein sequence MPVRLALASVVVSALFFVGCTPPPTIPISPPEGWTADATGTRWWVTVTDTSHIFRDLETLHAMGAEDAYLLDAVPANVTHTLARRKLAVLVKQSLLPLYRNRPDVVDSLFVRFVVPRMEDAQVRGDVRPEVERLKLEGYRIVGRHFRAPYPLTKLGTDIPVPVPDSLQAPQFNGTVLMQVSVDTLGAPVGIELIDGVHPVLDRIAMRATTDMRWQPAYVIRQGKSVPIASWARFKVRFEMP
- a CDS encoding NfeD family protein, yielding MRTLLLSVLALLTVLSAQAQLAPFENAGDGDGPAYVVPIEGMIDNGLAVYLERALADAANGNASVVILHIDTFGGLVDAADAMRKAILNSPVPTVAFIDPNAASAGALISYAADRMVMVPGGSIGAATVVEGTGGEAAPDKYQSYMRGLMRSTAEANGRDPAIAEAMVDETLAIEGIVEEGKVLTLSTKEAVELGVADAELTSIEAVLAALGLEAAPIVYHELRRTEKIIRFFGSPVVQSLLMLMMLGGLYFELQTPGVGFPGLMAALGASMFFGPAYLNGLVESWEVVVFVVGVGLLLVEIFVIPGFGVAGISGLILIVLSLVVSLIANVGFSFPAGDAIANALLTLASTMLLFVGMVFGLGKVLPRSSRFNQLVLQPSLASSSGYTSSAVHADWVGRTGTTMTSLRPSGAVDLDGERIDVVTAGDYIEAGVEVRIVRVNGSRVEVRRV